ATGGTGCTATGTCCCTTACTGTTTGAAATATTGAAAGACACGGTATGATGACAATCATACCGTGTCTATTCTTAAGACTTAAATTGTCAATATTAGATAGGACGGAAAATTACGCCCAATATTTTTGATCTACGGATGGTAGACGGTGGGTGCCTTAATTCAAATGATCAAGGTTACCCACAGCTATCAAATCGTTTTTTTTTGCATTACGACAACGGATTTAATGAGTGTGAACTATTAGGGATTAAAAATTTACACCAAGTTGGAGCCAGAACATGTTGCTTTTAGTTGTTCCACCAAAGCCGCCGTTGTAGCCTGCGATGGCGTAGTAGTTGTCTTTGGTTATTGTGATGTTTGCTTCCGGGGTGAATGTTGTATTTTCATCCTGATCGATAACAAGTTGGGTTTCATTGCCAAGTTGCATAGAGTTGGAAATTTCCCCATCTGTGAGGATTTGGGTGATACCTACACCTATGAGCGGGATAATTCTGCAATTTCCATCTGCAACAAACGTTTTTGTCCACTTCAGGCGCGCAGTACCATAGAGTTCATTGTTATCCATGGTGCCGTAGGTAGTGTCTGCTGAATCCATGTTGTTTGTCGTGAACGGATCGCGGTGCTGCCATACGTATTCCAATCCTATTTCAGGAATAATGGTATGTCCGCCTATCATCCAAAGATAACCAAGGTCAGCTTCAGCGCGGATGCTTACGGAGTCGTAGCGTGCAGTTTCACGGTTAGTTGGATTATCATCCGTCATGTCACTATCAACGTAGAAGAAGGAAGCCTCGCCTGAAAGTAGGAAGTTATTCTTAAGACGTGTAATGCCATGAAGACCACCATAAAACGTGTCGACAAATTCTTTTCTGTCTCCGTAATCTTCTCCCGTGTATCGAATATCACCTCGTGTATATCCTGCATGGAAGCCTAAGTAAGTGTCATTAAGCTCTTCGTTTACGTTGTAGTTGTATCCAAATACAAAGCCATAGGTATTGCTGTTGTAACCGGAGCTCGCTGAGTCGCTGGAATTGACATAGACAGGGCGCATGAATACGGAATGCCGAGTCGGTTGCTTGGCAGTTAATACAGGGAGAATATTCGGGCTTGAAAGAGATGCGACCATGGTAGTGGAGGCGCTTGAAACGCCATGACTATCAAGAGTGTCGTTTGGTTGTTGGCTTGTGTCTGAAAGAACGTTGAAGAGCATTTGTGAGGTAAGATTTTCATGTATAATTGCATGAATATTATCTTCCAGTTTCATGCTTATCAAAGCCTGTTTTAGTGGTGTTGAAACTTTAGGGACGTAGTTCAAACCAATTCGTTGTGGTGTTGACAGTGTTCCAGAGAATAATTCCACGTCAACACCCGGAGGAACATTAATAGATGCTAATGATGCAAACTGGTTAGGGGTTGCCGCTTTCTGTTCTGCTGTTTCTTGTTTCCACAGTCGTGGGATGTCATATAGGCCGTCTTTGTAATCATCTGCCATATGCACAACAAGTTCTGTATTATCAAAGGTTACAGTATTGCCGGGAGTTGAGTATACTGTTCCTTGATACATACGGTTAAATTCATCCTGCGTATTTCCGATTTCCATGGCATATCCGGTAATACGTAGATTTGCACCTGTCACAATCTGATATGCGGCGTGGGCTTGGTCTTCAGGAGCAATAGATGCTGTAATGGATGGGTTCATTTGGGAGAAAACATTAATTAACCCTGATGAGTATAGAGTTGCATCCTTTTTGATATACATCCCATAGGCGCGGGCGGTAAGCGGACTACCTCCGCTATCAGTGTTAATAGCACCACCAGTCACACGCACATCAATAGTTCCAGTGTTGGTTATGGTAGCTGCACTTGTCTCAAGACCATACCCCATTGTGTAGTTGCTAGGGGGGCTGCTTATAGTGTTGCAGCTAGCGCCGTTAACTACGACAGAAATATTTCCAGTGTTGTGAAAATTGTCAGTTCCAGAGCGAAGGCCGGAGGCGAATACGGTGGCAGGCAGGGTTTTGCCAGATGCTACATACGTGCCGCCAGTGGCAGTGACTGTTAC
This genomic interval from Halodesulfovibrio sp. MK-HDV contains the following:
- a CDS encoding autotransporter outer membrane beta-barrel domain-containing protein; this translates as MKKYITATKGKLGIRGGICFAMALILCCPFSAKAAPYHPQNIIDPTAQTSSGGEFTSPYRDSWDSKNYYWGIYFQKEDDPEIPESYTVDSSIKYEELSLDENNIYLYGIQNEFSGMLLNVSKHIQITASGLNKPTTSGFINLVGIESVGSITTSSDASMTIIGKGGGALNTEALEKTTTVPDVRASVVGIQTTGDGALLTVHGDVTVEAHGGRTQAEAMGSTIAQATGILHKGNSGEIENTGSLNIIARGGTNTKSNADVTAYGIKSNASGVRITNRGNITVEGQGGTTTSTKTYARAGSTAYGISGAGEVVNYGGISVYAKAGTGIDSGINATGVSGENVTNHGKVTVESLGGTSTGSKQNNVTYGVYSKKSLTNEGDVTVTATGGTYVASGKTLPATVFASGLRSGTDNFHNTGNISVVVNGASCNTISSPPSNYTMGYGLETSAATITNTGTIDVRVTGGAINTDSGGSPLTARAYGMYIKKDATLYSSGLINVFSQMNPSITASIAPEDQAHAAYQIVTGANLRITGYAMEIGNTQDEFNRMYQGTVYSTPGNTVTFDNTELVVHMADDYKDGLYDIPRLWKQETAEQKAATPNQFASLASINVPPGVDVELFSGTLSTPQRIGLNYVPKVSTPLKQALISMKLEDNIHAIIHENLTSQMLFNVLSDTSQQPNDTLDSHGVSSASTTMVASLSSPNILPVLTAKQPTRHSVFMRPVYVNSSDSASSGYNSNTYGFVFGYNYNVNEELNDTYLGFHAGYTRGDIRYTGEDYGDRKEFVDTFYGGLHGITRLKNNFLLSGEASFFYVDSDMTDDNPTNRETARYDSVSIRAEADLGYLWMIGGHTIIPEIGLEYVWQHRDPFTTNNMDSADTTYGTMDNNELYGTARLKWTKTFVADGNCRIIPLIGVGITQILTDGEISNSMQLGNETQLVIDQDENTTFTPEANITITKDNYYAIAGYNGGFGGTTKSNMFWLQLGVNF